The genomic segment CGCCGGCGCCGCTATAAGGGCTGAGGCCTGAGGCATCGAGCAATGAGCGAGAGACGGAATTCACCAAGCGGTCGTGAAACTTGACACTTCACATTTGGCCATCTGCCCAGCTGCCAGAGAGCTCTACCCACCAGCTGCAGCTCtagctcgagctcgagctcgaacATTGCTTGATTTGCGTGCGAGCCTCGAGACCTGATCACATGGCCAACATGCCGCCTTGTCGCTCCTCGGCCAAGGCAAACACACCAGTCGCACAAGATCCTGCCAAACGACACACCGCACACTTGCGTCGACGAAGGATGCCATCTTGAAACTCAAAGCCACCGGTCAACCGCATGCCATCTCCTTTGGGTCTGCGACAGGCAGCCACAGCCAATCGACATGCGCCCAGTCTCAGGCTAAGCCACACGAGTATTCTACCTTTGGTTCGCGCTACACCTTCTTCGCGTTGCACGATGTCATTTCTACTTTTTTCCCGCTGCGCTGTGCCGCTGGTGGATGCGCCTGTCGCGCGATGGCAGGTAGGATCGTAGGTGGCACGAGGCAGGTACAAGAGGGAAGCCGTTCTGCATTCCTTACTTGACAATCCCTTTCTTGTTCGATTCTGCAATTTCCAGCATTCTCACGCAGTTCTGAGCTCTAACACATCACTATCGCTGGGATCGCATAGAACAGGAACGCCGAAACCATGCAGAAGAGCACTCTCGGCCTTCTCGCAGCGCGAGCTTTCCAGGTACGTTGTCCGGGCCCGCACTCGCGTCACAAATTACTGACAAACACTCGAATAGCTCCTCTTCgccgtcgtcctcctcggcGTGGGCGTCAGCTTCGTGCGAGACATCAATTACGCCCGCCGAGTATGCGACTTCAACGACATCAACTGCCAATTCGGTCGCCTGCCCTCCTCGTCCTATTTCGCCGCATTTACTGGTGCCTGGGGACTTCTAGATGGACTCGTTGGACTCGTGGGAGCCTTTGTCTCTGCTCTGCCATGGATTGTCGTGATCGTCTTTGATGCTTTGGCTGCGATCTTCTACATTGCTGCGGGAATTGTGAGTTTTGCCCGCGACAGGGAGGATGAGATGCATGTACTGATGTGTTTTCATTAGAACCTCGCCGTCCTGCGATCGAACTTTGGCACCTGCGGAGATCTCTGTACCAAGTGGACCACCACGATCGCCTTCAGCTTCCTGGGACTCATCATCACTGTCGTCATCATTCCGCTAGTCTTCTTTGCCCGAAGGCGTGCTTGAGGCAGCACATCATCCCTATGCATGACCTGTGTGACAAGCGGAGCCATCGAGGGAACACTTTGAAATATTCGATCTGTTGGACAAGCGGTATTGGATCTGGCAAACGCCGTTGGATACAAATCATACAATGGATTGGCACCGAACGAGCCCATAATCTATGGCGACTTTGCTGAAAGCACGACAGTCATAAGGATTCAGATGCGATCCAGTATGCGCGTTGGGACCGCAGAATATGGGTTTGTTCTGATGATAACTTAGGCCGAGGCGTAAAGCGCAGATACCCAATGTCTATGAGAATTACTACGTGCTATCTGTTCAACTTCCATTGTCGTTCGATGAAGCGTGCACCTACAGCGAAGCAGTGATATCTCGATTCTTAATCTCAACTGGTCTCGAGGCATGGAAAGCGCGTCATCTTCACGCGTCGCACTCTGTGCATCGTGCATGTGAGTACTGTCGGCATTTGGAGCTTCATGCCGACGTCACATCTCTTGGCAGCGAAGTCCCGCCGCCAGCAGTCATCTGCGAAGCTCAGTCCACCTCTGCTCCTTTACGATAACAACATCACCATGGCACCACAGACTCGAGATACGACGCTCACCACGTCCGGCAACCTCGGCGATCCGGTTCAGTCGAAAGCGTTGCAGCGGCGGCTCAAGAGCCTGGCCAAACAGCGCAGGCTCGAGGAACAACAGCTCCTGAAAGCTAACGCGAAAGCTGGCAACTCCACATCGACGAAGGTGACGATGCGCCGTAGGCCAAAGTTGCCGACCGTCATCACTCCGACTCTCAGTGGAAAGCAGAAGCTCCTGCAGCATCGGGCGAATCTGTTGAGAGGGAAGGAGAGGGGCTTCGGCGGCGCgagcgtgaagaaggagagtgcTGCGAGCGCGGAGGGGAAGACGAAGCAAGCGAGGAGAAAcaaggcgaggaggaggaatgcggtggcgaagaagaagatgacggaGCGGGATTGAACGCGTCGTGAGGAAGAGAGGTGACGATGGGACATGGGCATGGGATACAGCGGGACACCACACTCGACTTCAAGCACCGCGATGAGTTCTGCTGTGGCCTGATCGCGGCATCAGCTCATGGTACGGCCGCGTCGAGCTCGTGGCAGGCGTCAGAAGTCAAAGCTGTGATGACTGGGATGGACAGCTGGGCAACAAGGAGCTACAGGTGCGGAGACGCTACCAGAATCGACGGTATTCCAAACTTGCGAAGATCAAGTCGGCCGAGATCTGGAGAGAGAAGCTCTTAAATTCGCAGCCGTTCGCCTCGTCATCTGCCACGCGAGATCCTGCTGAAGCCGCTGTTCCTTCGCCAGAGCAATGCCCATGCTGCCTCCCCGCGACAGTCCGTGATCCATCCGCAATGCCGCCGGCTGAACTCCGGCTCCTCACTTGTTCCCATTGACGTCAAAGTTACTGGACAGGGCAACGCAATCAAGAGTTTCTGGCGAACATGGGAAGGCTGTTTCTTCAGTGAAAGCTTTCTTCCATTCTCCGTGCATCCATCATCACCCGCTTCACGACAATGGCAGAAAAGAAGACCGTCGCTATCATCGGATCCGGCTGGGCTGGCTTCACGCTTGCACACTCACTTTCACTAGCAAAGTACAATGTCTACGTTATCTCGCCGTCTCGGACAATTCAGTACACCCCGCTCTTGGCCAGCGCGGCTGCGGGCATGTTCAACTTTCGGTATGCTTCATCACGAGATTGGCAGATCGCAGCGCTGATATAGCCAGACTCGCCGAGGAACCTGTCCGTCGACGCAACCTGACCCACGGACTGACTTACTACAAGGCGACGGTGGAGAGCATCGACTTTGATAAGAAGGAACTCCTCTGTCGACCTGCAGTCAAGGATATTGCAGAGCAGCATTTGCACGACGAGCATGACTTTACCTTGACGTACGAGAAATTGATCCTCGCACCGGGCTGCGACGTCGAGACATTCGGAACGCCCGGAGCGCTTGAGCATTCGTTCTTTCTTCGAACCACAGAAGATGCCCGCCGCATCCAGCAACGCATCTTGGAAATGGTGGACGCGGCTACAACGCCTGGCATCACCGAGACTCAACAGCGTGATATCCTTCGCATTATCGTCGTGGGTGGAGGGGCAATTGGAATGGAAGCTTGCGCGGAATTGTACGACTTGTGGTACGATGACCTCCGACACGTGTATCCGCACCTCAATGGCAAGTTGAGTGTGGAGGTGCACGATGTGGCCACATCGCTTCTGGGAACTTTTGACAAGAGATTGGGCGAGTACGCGACTCAGAAACTGGTCAGCCGGGGTGTGAAGATCGAGACCGGGAGCCATATCGAGAGGGTTGAGCCCGGTGCGATCTGGACGAAAGAGCGGGGAGAGATCAAATATGGACTTCTCATCTGGGCCACGG from the Cercospora beticola chromosome 9, complete sequence genome contains:
- a CDS encoding uncharacterized protein (antiSMASH:Cluster_4), which encodes MQKSTLGLLAARAFQLLFAVVLLGVGVSFVRDINYARRVCDFNDINCQFGRLPSSSYFAAFTGAWGLLDGLVGLVGAFVSALPWIVVIVFDALAAIFYIAAGINLAVLRSNFGTCGDLCTKWTTTIAFSFLGLIITVVIIPLVFFARRRA
- a CDS encoding uncharacterized protein (antiSMASH:Cluster_5), encoding MAPQTRDTTLTTSGNLGDPVQSKALQRRLKSLAKQRRLEEQQLLKANAKAGNSTSTKVTMRRRPKLPTVITPTLSGKQKLLQHRANLLRGKERGFGGASVKKESAASAEGKTKQARRNKARRRNAVAKKKMTERD
- a CDS encoding uncharacterized protein (antiSMASH:Cluster_5~SMCOG1175:pyridine nucleotide-disulfide oxidoreductase), whose product is MAEKKTVAIIGSGWAGFTLAHSLSLAKYNVYVISPSRTIQYTPLLASAAAGMFNFRLAEEPVRRRNLTHGLTYYKATVESIDFDKKELLCRPAVKDIAEQHLHDEHDFTLTYEKLILAPGCDVETFGTPGALEHSFFLRTTEDARRIQQRILEMVDAATTPGITETQQRDILRIIVVGGGAIGMEACAELYDLWYDDLRHVYPHLNGKLSVEVHDVATSLLGTFDKRLGEYATQKLVSRGVKIETGSHIERVEPGAIWTKERGEIKYGLLIWATGNGVSPLVKQLDVKKSGRLQRISTDGHLRVFGSYDELLKDVYAIGDAADIEGYSLPTLAEVAVQKAQYLAKNLNKEASNPEAETEAFKYKQKPNLAYLGQRDGVIGGEQEWTTGHSAWIAWRSGSIYHWPRSWRRTLMIGISWLFNSVGGRDIARKW